GTGAGGTTCTTCTCCAGGGTGTAGAACGAATCGACGTAGTCGTCGTCGTTGGTGAACCATTCACCCGGCATGCGATCCACCAGCCCGCTGCCCAGGGCCACCAGGGCGCCGATCTCCGGCTGGCCGATGGCGGTCAGGATCTGGCTCGCGACATTGAACAGGTAGCTCACCAGCTCCTGGTAGCTGGTGTTGTCGTCGTGCTCCATGAGGATGACGTTCGCCGCGGCCCAGCGGTAACGCTCCCAGAAGATCAGGACCTGGTTCGGGAAGTAGGTCCTGCCGTCCGTGTCCAGATAGGGCATGTCGACGATGTCCAACTGCGGCGCGTCACGGCTGGGGTCGACACCATTGACGATGGCATAGACCTCCGCGTTACCGGAGATCCACGGCTCCTCGTCATTGTTCAGGTAGATGCGGTCGAGGATCGTCACCGGCGTGCTGGGCACCGCGGCCGCCGTGTCCAGGACGGGCAGGGGACGTTGCCCGAGGGTCACGAGCTGCTCGCGCATCAGCTTGATGCCAGCGGCCAGATCCCTGCGCGCGTCGATGTCCACCACCAACACCGGCTGGTCGGGCATGCGGTGCACGTCGAGGCGGTGCACGCGGCCAAGGCCATCGAAGGCCTCGATGAATCGCCACTGGGAGTCATCGCCATCCGGTTCGTACGCGTAGAGGGGGTCCACGCCTTGCTGCAATGCCGTCAGCATGGACGCGCTGGCCAGACGAAGCTGCAGCAGGCTGTCGAGCTCACGATCGAGGCCCTTGAGCCGACGGATGCTCAGGTCCGCTCGCTCCGCCACGCCCGTGACGGAAGCCGGGGCCGGCACGGTGCTCAGCCACTGCTTCAGGTCCACCGCGAGCTGCTCGCCGCTCAAGCGGGAAGCGAGCGCCTTTCGCAGCACCGGATCCTGCTTCGCCAGGGTCAGCGCCACCTCGCGCTTGTCGGCGGCCAGCGACACGCTGATGCGTTCGCGCAGCGCCGCTGGCTTCATGGCGTCGGCTCGAGCTTGGGGGGCTGCGTTCACGCAAACGAACAGCGCGATGACCATCCCTATCTGCTTCATTGGATCCTCCGGTGGGTGAGAGAGGGCGCTGGGCAATGCAACCCAATGCGAAGGCCATCAACAGCAGATGCCTGGGTCTTGCCATTCTCACAGAATGGACAAGCCCAGGTGTTCAAATCAAGAACTCTCTGGATGGGTGGAAATAGCCCCGACAGTTGAAGGTGTGCGCTGTGTCAGGGGCTACGTCGCATCATGGAAAATGATGCCCAGTGTGTGCCTCATTCCTGAGCGCAAGCGACTGACACCATGCCGCAGGTTGACGCGGTAGGTGCCTCGCGTGCCTTGCACGGGGCGGTGGTGCACCGCGAAGACGACCGCGTCTCCCTGCCGCAGGGAGACGACCTCCGCGCGGGATTGCATTCGCGGACGCTGCTCCGTCAGCACGAGCTCTCCGCCTGTGAAGTCACGGCCGGGTTCAGAGAGGAGGATGGCCACCTGGAGTGGGAAGACGTGCTCACCATACAGGTCCTGGTGCAGGCAGTTGTAGTCGTCCACGCCGTAGCGCAGGAGCAGGGGAGTTGGCCGCACCTGTCCCGCTTCATGGCAACGCGCGAGGAAGTCCGCGTGCGCGTCCGGATACCGCACGTCGATGCCCATGGCCGTGTTCCAGCGGTTCGCGATGGGCGCGAGCCACGGATACATCGCCGTGCGCAGCTCCGTCACGACCTCTGGCAGCGGGTGGTCGAAGTATTTGTATTCACCCCGGCCAAATCCATGTCTTGCCATCACCACGCGGCTGCGAAACGCATCCTCCACGTCGTAGAGCAGCGCCAGGGCCTCGCACTCCTCGGGCGTGAGCAGGTGCTCCAGCGCCGCGCACCCACGGGCATCCAGCTCCCGGCCCGTTGCCTCCCAGTCCACCGCGCGCACTCGCGCAGGGACTCCCGCCACGGGACGGACCGCGAGCGCACCTCCGCGTCGTGCACTCATCCCTGGGCCCCTCGCTTGAGCCCATCATGCTTGGAGGACTCCGCCTCTCGCTCCAGCAGCGTGCGCTTGCGCTCCACGCCCCACCGATAGCCAGACAGCGCACCGTCATTGCGCACCACCCGGTGACACGGAATCACCACCGCCAGCGCGTTCGCGCCGCACGCTTGCGCCACGGCTCGCACCGACTTCGGTGCGCCAATCCGCTGCGCGATGTCCGTGTAGCTCGCCGTCTTGCCCGCCGGAATCTCACGCAAGGCCTGCCACACGCGCTGCTGGAACGCCGTGCCCCTCACGTCCAGGGGCAGGTCCAGCCCCACGCCCGGCGCCTCCACGAAGCCCACGACCTTCGCCACCAGCTGCTCGAACGTCGCGTCCCCGCCCACCAGCGTCGCCTGCGGGAAGCGGTCCTGGAGGTCCTTCGCCAGCGCGTCCGGATCATCTCCCATCAGGATGGCGCACACGCCCCGGTTGCTCGTGGCGACGAGGATGGGCCCCAGCGAGCACTCCGCGATGGCGAAGCGGATCTCCGTGTTCGCGCCCCCGGCGCGGAAGTTCGTCGGCGTCATGCCCAGGACCTGGCTGGAGGTTTCGTAGAAGCGGCCGCTGGAGTTGAACCCGGCGTCGTAGATGGCCTCGGTGACAGAGCCGCGCTTCGTCAGGCCCGTGCGGATCCGCTCCGCCCGCTGCGCCGCCGCGTAGCCCTTCGGCGTCAGCCCCGTCACGGCCTTGAACACGCGGTGCAGGTGATAGGGCGACAGCCCCGCGCGCTCCGCCAGTTGCTCCAGGCTCGGCATCTCCTCGGACGCCTGGATGAAGCGGCACAGCTCGGCCACCCGGTCCGCGTGCTTCACGGCGAGCGAGGGCTCCCCTGGCTTGCAGCGCCTGCACGCGCGAAACCCCGCCTGCTCCGCCGCCTCCACCGACGCGTGGAACCCCACGTTCTCCGGCCGGGGCGTCCGAGCGCCACACGACGGACGGCAGAACACGCCCGTCGTCCGCACGGAATAGAAGAAGCGTCCATCCGCCGCCGCATCCCGAGCGACGACCGCTGCCCAGCGCGGGTCGCCCACCGTCGCCGCCGCGAGGACTTCCGTCTTCGTCGCCATGCCCTGCCTCCCTTCGAGCGCGGTCCCCATGACCACGTTGGGAAACCTAACCCCCCGTCTCCAGGCCAGCACTCCGCGCCTTGCGGTCGAATTCGAGCACCGCCCCGCGCCCCGGGAAAGCCACCCCGGAGCGCGGGAGGAACACCGCCGCTACCCGCAGGCGTCCACGAGCCGGCGCTCCGGCCGCCGCTCCCAGCCGCGCCCGTGGAAGGCGGCGCCCACCACCAGCGGCATCGTCACCGTGGCCTCTCCGTACACCATCTGCTCGTGCACGGTGGACACCTTGCCCCAGCTGCTGGCCTCGCGCAGCGTGGAGCCGGACAGCGCGCCGTCACGCTCGTCCGCCACCGTGAGCTGCACCGCGTACTTGTGCATGGCCACCGGCTGCTCCACGAAGTCCGCCGCCACGACGATGTCCTGGGCGAAGTTCTTCGGCACGCCGCCGCCCACCATGAACAGCCCCGAGTCCTCCATCCGCAGCCGGCACTTCGTCAGCTCCAGGAAGTCCCTCGCGCTGTCGATGGACACCTGGGGCTTCCCCGCGCGGTGCCACTGGTGGTGCACCAGCCCGAACCCCGCCGAGCAGTCGCTGAACGCCGGGACGAAGATGGGCACGCCCATTTCATGCGCCGCCAGCACCACGCTGTCGCGCGTCCTGCCGTGCTTCACCAGGTACCGGCCCATCTCCCCGATGAACTCGCGTGACGAGTACGGACGCGGCTCCAGCTCCGCCGCGATGCGCGCGATGGTGGCGTCGCACTCGCGCAGCTCGTCCTCGTCGATGTACGTGTCGTAGATGCGGTCGATGTGCAGCTCGCGCAGCGCGTTGTCGTCCGCGTCCGCGCGGCCCTTGTAGTGGCGGAAGCCCAGCGCCTCGAAGAAGTCCTGGTCCACGATGAGCGCCCCGGTGGAGACGATGGCGTCCACCATCCGGTGACGCACCATGTCCACCACCACCTGCTTCAGGCCGGCGGAGAACAGGCTGCCGGCGAGGCAGAGGATGACGCCGCACCGTTCGTCACGGAGCATGGCGTCATAGAGCCCCGCGGCGCGGCTCAGGTTGCGCGCCTGGAAGGCCATGTGCCCCATGGCCTCCACGAGCGGCCGCACGTCCAGGGCCTTGATGTCGATGTGCTGGATGGGAGCGCGAAGCAGCCCGGTCTTGCTGGGAGTGTCTGTCACGGCGGGTGTACCCCGACGGCCTGTGATGGAGGTCGGGAGGCCCTGGGCCGACAACAAGCGCCACCCGAGACGTCCTACGGTCCGGCCTCGGTAAGAGGGGGGACCGCCATCGGAGACGTCAGGTGGCGTGCGACCCGTGCTCCCTAACACGCCGGCCAGCCGGGTGCGAGCAATGCGTGGCGGCACGCTCGCGTATGACGTGACAGGATGCCGCACCCCAGTTCCTCCTTCCCATGAGCAAGCCATGTCCCACCTGCGTCTGATGTGGAAGCGCTCCCGTCTGTTCTGGCCCACGCTGGCCGCGTGCGCCGCGGTGCCCGCCTGGGCCGCCCCCGCGCCCATCGCCGTCCCCAACGCCGGCTTCGAAACCGCCGCCTCCACCGGCCTGCCCCAGGGCTGGACCGCCACCGGCCAGGGCAAGGTATCCGCCCGCGGCGACGCGAAGGCGGAGGGCAGCCGCAGCCTGGTCATCGAGAGCCCCCAGGGCGGCGCGGAGACCACCGTCACCTCCGAGCCCGTGAAGCTCCAGGTGGGCCGCCTCTACCGGCTCTCCGCCTGGGTCCGCACGAAGGGCGTGCAGGCGGACGCGCAGGCCCGCTACCCCACGGCGCTGGGCGCGTGTCTGTCCATGCAGAGCTTTCCCTTCACCAACTGCTCGCCGCCGCAGGGCGCGGACCAGAGCGGCCGCGTGCAGGTGCTGTTCTTCGCCACCACGTCCAATGACCGCGTGCGCGCGCACCTGGGCCACAACGGCAAGGCCACCGGCACCGCGTGGTTCGACGACGTGAAGCTGGAGGAGGTGGACGACGTCACCGCGTACGTCCCCATGGAGAGCGTGCGCTGGGCCGGCAAGGGCTTCCGCTACGACGACGGCGGCTGGGTGTACGTGCACATCGAGGGCGAGCCCTACGAGCGCGGCCGGCAGTACGGCGAGCTCGTGTCCCAGGAGATCGTCCGCTACATCGAGAAGCTGGGCATCCAGAAGGACAAGGCGGACGCCGCGAAGGGCTGGGCGCAGGTGCGCCTGCTCGCGGACTCGCTGTTCCTGCGCCGCTTCGACCCCGAGTACCTGGAGGAGATGAAGGGCATCGCCGACGGCGCCAACAAGGGCGGCGCGAAGTTCAAGGGCCCGGACGGCAAGGAGCGCGACCTGGACGTGCTGGACGTCGTCGCCATCAACTCCGCCGTGGACCTGGGGCAGCTGGAGGACGCCAACCGCGTCACCGCGTCACCGCTCTCCGGCCGCACCTTCCTCAAGGGCGAGGACGAGAACGGCCGGGCGGGGGAGGGCGACCACTGTTCGTCGTTCGTGGCCACCAAGTCCGCGACGAAGGACGGCCGCGTCGTCATGGGGCAGATCTTCATGTGGAACGGCTACACCGGCGTCCACTGGGACGTGGTGCTGGACGTGCAGCCCACCAAGGGCCACCGCTTCGTGATGCAGACCTTCCCGGGCGGCATCCACAGCGGCTCCGACTGGATGCTCAACGACGCGGGCATCGTCATCGGTGAGACGACGGTGGGCCAGACGCCCTTCAACATCGACGGCACGCCGCAGAGCAACCGCATCCGCAAGGCCGTGCAGTACGCGAACTCCATCGACGACGTGGAGCGCATCCTCAAGGACCGCAACAACGGCCTCTACACCAACGACTGGACGCTGGCGGACACCAAGACGGACGAGGGCGCGTGCCTCCTGCTGGGCACCGCGAAGACGCGCCTGTGGCGCACCGGCAGCAAGGGCAAGGCCTCCGACACGCCCGGAAACCTCAAGGACTTCATCTGGGCCAACAACAACAACCGCGACCCGGAGGTGCGCAAGGAGTCCGTGCCCAACGCGAGCAACGCCCCGGTGGACCTGGCCTTCAACACCTGGAACCGCGACATCGCCTTCCAGGAGTTCTACGCGAAGTACGGCAAGGGCGGCTTCGACGTGGACAGCGCCACGCGGATGATGGCCTCCAGCCCCATCAACCGCCCCCACGCGTGTGACGGGAAGATCACCACGTCGGAGATGACCGAGAAGCTGATGTTCCTCGCGCACTACGGCAAGACGACGCTGCGCGAGAAGATGGTGGGCAGCCGCTGGATTCCAGACCTGCCCGGCGCCACGCCGCACCTGTCCCTGGGCTACACCGCCTTCAGCCCCATCTACGTGGCGGACCAGCTCAAGGCCGCCAAGGCGAAGCAGAAGCCGGAGCCCAAGGCGGACACCCAGCCCAAGCGCGACTTCGCCCGCGTGAAGGACGCGCTCCGCTTCGACGAGAAGAAGCTCTGGTCCAACACGGTGTTCCCCGCGACGGACGCGGACAACTGGTTCGGCAGCGGGTCCGCCGCGTACTGGACCCAGCTCAGGGACCTGCCGGAGGGGGATGACCTCTCCAAGGCCTTCGACACGCAGCGCGACGCGCTGGCGGAGCTCAACGCCCGCTACCTCTACATCACGGCTCGCGAGGGCGACGTGGTGCCCATCGCCGCGCGCACGGACTACGGCCGCTATGGCCAGTACGCGGTGCCGCGCATCAAGGGCACGTACCTGCTGCACCAGCTGCGGCTGACCCTGGGCAACGCGAAGTTCGCCCGTGTGATGGACGCGGTGCACGGCAAGTTCGCCAACAAGAAGCTCACCACGCAGGACTTCATCCGCACCGCGTCCGAGGCCGCGGGACAGGACGTGGGCCCGTGGGTGAAGCAGTGGGTGGAGCGCGGGGGCCTGCCCGCGCCGCGCCTCACAACGCGCGCCCAGAAGGCGAAGGAGGGCTACGAGGTGACGCTGAAGGTGGACCAGTCCGGGACGCCCTGGCGCTTCGCCACGCTGGTGGAGGTGCAGACGGAGAAGGGCAGCGTGCTGGAGCGCGTGGAGGTGAAGGGCGCAAGCGACACCTTCACCGTGAAGGTCGCGGACCGGCCGGTGCGCGTGGTGTTCAACGTGGGCAACGACATCCCCGTGGCCCGCGAGCGCTACCAGACCCTGGCCAACACGCTGGATGACTGGGAGAAGCTCCTCTTCGTCTACGGCTCCGCGCACCAGGTGGAGTCCATGCGCACGCTGGCGACGAACTACCGCGAGCAGCTGGCGGACGCGTCCCCGGAGAGGCTGGCCCCGCTCAAGCCGGACGCGGAGGTGACGGACGCGGAGCTGGCGGACCGCGACCTCGTCGTCTTCGGCGGCCTGGAGGACAACGGGCTGCTGGCGCGGCTGGCGGCGGAGAAGAAGCTGCCGGTGGAGCTGGGCCGGCGCTACTTCCGGTGGCAGGGCAAGACGTACGGCCGCGCGGATGACGGCCTGGCCATGGCGCTGCCCAACCCCTGGAACCCGAAGCGGACGCTCTACCTCTTCGTCGCCAACAGCGGCCTGGAGTTGTGGCACATGACGCGCTCCTTCCAGCGCGGCCTCCAGAGCTGGGCCCTGTTCCGCGCGGGCGAAGTCAGCGGCAAGGGCTTCCACGCCGCCGACGGCCTCACCCAGGAGCTGTCCGTGGACCTGCCCGCCCCCAAGCTGGGCATGCTCACCCCCTGAGCCGCTGAACTGAAGACCGGATGCCCCAAGCAAGGGCCGGCGGTGAGCACTCCCGCCGGCCCTTCTTGCGCCCGCCTGCCAGCCTCCCTCTAAGAACCCCGGTCGATTTGACTCCTGGGCGGAGAGGGTTAAATCTCTCTTCAGGAAATGAATCGAGATTCAAAATCTGAGGCGCCCGTCAAACGGCTGCGCTCGCGCATGAAGGAAGCCACCGCCGACGCCATCCTGTCGGCGGCCGCGGGGGTGTTCGCGCGGGACGGCCTGCACGCGGCGAAGATGGAGTCCATCGCCGAGCTGGCAGGCGTGTCGGTGGGGACGCTCTACAACCACTTCACCGACCGCGCGGCCCTGCTGGACGCGCTGCGCGTGAAGCGGCGGCAGGTGATGCTGGACCGGCTGGACAAGGCCCTGGCGCCCGTGACGGAGCGGCCCGCGCGCGAACAGCTGCGCGCCTTCGTGACGGCGGTGTTCGCCCACGCGGCGGAGCAGGACGCGTTCGTCCGGGTGCTGATGCAGCTGCCGGAGGACCCCGCGCGCAAGAGCCGCATGATGGCGGAGCTCACCCGGCGCCTGACGGTCATCCTCGACCGGGGCATCCAGGCCGGTGACATCCGCGCGGAGGGCCGCGCGTTCTACCCGGCCCTCTTGATGGGAATGGTGCGCGGCGCGCTGGACCGCCTGCGCGAGGCCGACGCCGCGAACCCTCCGGCGGCCGCCTGGGCGGAGGAGATCCTCCGCGTCTTCTTGAAGGGCATCGAGGTCGACTGACATGGCGACAGCCGTCGCGACACCGGAGGTCCTGGCACAAGCCACGCCCAAGGCCCCCGTCAACAAGTGGCTCGTCACGCTGTCGGTGACGTTCGGCACGCTGATGGGCGCCATCGACTCGTCCATCGTGAACGTGGCGCTGCCGCAGATCCGCGGCGCCGTGGGCGCCACGGTGCAGGAGATCACCTGGGCCACCACGGGCTTCGTCATCGCCACGGTGATGGTGATGCCGCTCACGGGCTTCCTGGGCCGCATGTTCGGCCAGAAGCGCGTGTACCTGGCGTGCCTGGTGCTCTTCGTCGCGGGCTCGTTCCTGTGCGGGCTCGCGTGGAACCTGCCCACGCTGGTGCTCTTCCGCTTCCTGCAGGGCCTGGGCGCGGGCGCGCTCCAACCCACCGAGCAGGCCATCCTGAGGCAGACGTTCCCGCCCAAGGAGCAGGGCACGGCGATGGCCATCTTCGGCATGGCCGTGATGGTGGGTCCGGCCATTGGCCCCACGCTGGGCGGCTACATCGTGGACAACTGGCACTGGTCCTGGATCTTCTTCATCAACGTGCCAGTGGGCATCCTGGGCTTCTTCATGGTGGCCCGCTTCGTCCAGGAGGACGACCAGCTGCGCGCCACCGCGCGCCGGGAAGCCGAGCAGCAGCGCAAGCACATGGACTGGGCGGGCATCACGCTGCTCTGCATGGGCCTGGCCACCCTCCAGTACTTCCTGGAGGAGGGGCAGGCGGATGACTGGTTCGAGTCCCCCGTCATCGTCATCTGCGCGCTCCTCTCCGCCACGTGCCTCATCGCCTTCGTCATCCGCGAACTCACGGCGGTGGCGCCCGCGGTGAACCTGCGCCTGTTCAAGGACCCGGTGTTCGCGTCCGGCACGCTGCTGGGCGCGCTGGTGTTCGCGGTGCTCATGGCCAGCATGTTCCTCTTGCCGGTGTTCATGCAGGAGCTGCTGGGCTTCACCGCGACGCAGTCCGGCTTCTCGCTGATGCCGCGCACGCTGGTGATGATGTTGATGATGCCCATCGTCGGGCGGCTGTACGGCAAGGTGCCGGCGCGGGTGCTGGTGGGGATTGGCATCGTGTTCGCGGGCTTCGGCGCCTACGAGATGAGCCACTTCTCGCTCGCCACCGGCTCCCGCAACATCATCGCGGCCATCGCGCTGCAGGGCGTGGGCTTCAGCCTGATGTTCGTGCCGCTCAGCGCCACGGCGCTCGGCAGCATCCCGCGCGAGCGGATGGCGGACGCGACGGGCCTCAACTCGCTCCTGCGCCAGATTGGCGGCTCCGTGGGCCTGGCCATCTTCACCACGCTCCTGTCGCGCTACAGCGTGCTGTCCAAGGCCTCCATCGCGGCGCACCTGTACCCGGAGCGGTGGGAGGTGGCCAGCCGCATGGCCGCCACCCAGAAGGGGCTCATGCAGCACGGCCTGGACGCCGCGAGCGCCAGCATGGCCAGCCTCCAGATGATGGTGGGCAACGTGTCGCGCCAGGCCATGGTGCTCGCGTTCGACAAGCTCTTCGTCCTGGCGGCGCTGATGTTCGTGGTGGTGCTGCCGCTCATCTACTTCCTCAAGGACCCCCCGAGCGTCGGGGGTTCCCACGAGAAACCCCACATCGACGTGGAGATTTAAGACATGGCAACGACAACGACAGCTCCCCAACTCGTCCCCGAAGCGGCGCCCGCGCCCGCCGCCGCGGCACAGGCGAAGCGCGGCAAGCGGGGCTTCCTCATCCTCGGCGTCGTCGTGGCCACCATCCTGCTGGCCATTGGTGGCTTCAAGCTCGTCACCGCCGGGCAGGAGACCACCGACGACGCGCAGGTGGAGGCGGACGTGGTGCCCCTGGCCTCGCGCGTGTCCGGCCCCGTGGTGAAGGTGTCCGTGCTGGACAACGCCACCGTGCACCAGGGGGACGTGCTCCTTCAAATCGATCCGCGTCCGTACGAGGCGCGCGTGAAGCAGGCGGAAGCCGAGCTGGAGTCCGCGCGCGCCCAGGCGGCCGCGGCGGACGCGCAGGCCACGGTGGCGGAGGCCGGCGCGAAGGGCGGCCTGTCCAGCGCGAAGGCGCTCGTGTCCACGAGCACGTCCGCGGTGAGCAGCGCCCAGGCCCAGGTGGCGGCGGCCCGCGCCGCCGTGACGCGCGCGGAGTCCCAGGCCCGCAAGGCCACGCTGGACCTGGAGCGGGCCCAGAGCCTGCGCCAGCAGAACGTGGTGGCGCAGAGCGCGCTGGATGACGCGCGGACGGCCAACGAGACGGCGCAGGCCGCGCTTGAGGGCGCCCGCGCGCAGCTCGCCCTGGCGGAGGAGGGCCGGCGCACCGCGGAGAGCAAGGTCGCGGAGGCGAAGGGCCAGCTCGACGTGAGCGCCCCCATCGACGAGAAGATCGCCGCCGCCCAGGCCAACGCGTCGCTGGCGCACGCCCGGGTGAAGGGCGCGGAGGCCGCGCTGGACCAGGCGAAGCTCCAGCTGGAGGACACGCGCATCGTGGCCCCGGCGGACGGCCAGGTGTCCAAGCTGTCCGTGCACGCGGGCCAGCTGCTCAGCCCCGGCCAGGCCGTGGCGGAGCTGGTGCCGCTCACCACCTACGTGGTGGCCAACTTCAAGGAGACGCAGGTGGGCCACATGCAGCCCGGCCAGCGCGTGGAGGTGGAGTTGGATGCCTTCTCCGGTGAGAAGCTGGAGGGCAAGGTGGAGAGCCTCTCCGGCGGCACCGGCTCCCGCTTCTCCCTGCTGCCGCCCGACAACGCGTCCGGCAACTTCGTGAAGGTCGTGCAGCGCGTGCCCGTGCGCATCACCTGGGTGCACCCGCCCGAAGGCCTGGCCCTGCGCGCCGGCCTCTCCGCCGACGTGACGGTGCACACGAAGTAGGCCCCAGGCCCGAAGCCCCACACCCCAGCGCCGCGCCCCGCACAGGGACGCGGCGCTTCTTCTTGGAACGGGGTTGACGCGTCAGGGGCAATCATTGACGCGTCAGGTGACACGTCTGACATGGCCGGGACGCGGACTCTTTCTGTAAAGGCTCAGGGTCCCTGGAATCCCGGTAATTGCCTCGCCAGGAGTGTGTCTTGCATCCGCTCCTCCTCCACCGCGAGGAGCAAAGGCATGAGCACGACCTACAAGATTCACCCGGCCATCGGCGTGGCCCGCGTCGGAGACAGCGAGGACTACTACCTGGGGCCCGAGGAGGCAGGAGGACTGCCGTTGGAGGTGGGGGGCGGCAGCGTGACCCGGTTTCGCGATGCCGGCATGGCGGTTCGCAGACAGGCCGCGCGCTTTCAAATCCATGCCTACGACTCGCCGG
This genomic window from Corallococcus caeni contains:
- a CDS encoding DHA2 family efflux MFS transporter permease subunit, which translates into the protein MATAVATPEVLAQATPKAPVNKWLVTLSVTFGTLMGAIDSSIVNVALPQIRGAVGATVQEITWATTGFVIATVMVMPLTGFLGRMFGQKRVYLACLVLFVAGSFLCGLAWNLPTLVLFRFLQGLGAGALQPTEQAILRQTFPPKEQGTAMAIFGMAVMVGPAIGPTLGGYIVDNWHWSWIFFINVPVGILGFFMVARFVQEDDQLRATARREAEQQRKHMDWAGITLLCMGLATLQYFLEEGQADDWFESPVIVICALLSATCLIAFVIRELTAVAPAVNLRLFKDPVFASGTLLGALVFAVLMASMFLLPVFMQELLGFTATQSGFSLMPRTLVMMLMMPIVGRLYGKVPARVLVGIGIVFAGFGAYEMSHFSLATGSRNIIAAIALQGVGFSLMFVPLSATALGSIPRERMADATGLNSLLRQIGGSVGLAIFTTLLSRYSVLSKASIAAHLYPERWEVASRMAATQKGLMQHGLDAASASMASLQMMVGNVSRQAMVLAFDKLFVLAALMFVVVLPLIYFLKDPPSVGGSHEKPHIDVEI
- a CDS encoding 1,9-bis(guanidino)-5-aza-nonane synthase, which gives rise to MTDTPSKTGLLRAPIQHIDIKALDVRPLVEAMGHMAFQARNLSRAAGLYDAMLRDERCGVILCLAGSLFSAGLKQVVVDMVRHRMVDAIVSTGALIVDQDFFEALGFRHYKGRADADDNALRELHIDRIYDTYIDEDELRECDATIARIAAELEPRPYSSREFIGEMGRYLVKHGRTRDSVVLAAHEMGVPIFVPAFSDCSAGFGLVHHQWHRAGKPQVSIDSARDFLELTKCRLRMEDSGLFMVGGGVPKNFAQDIVVAADFVEQPVAMHKYAVQLTVADERDGALSGSTLREASSWGKVSTVHEQMVYGEATVTMPLVVGAAFHGRGWERRPERRLVDACG
- a CDS encoding HlyD family secretion protein; this encodes MATTTTAPQLVPEAAPAPAAAAQAKRGKRGFLILGVVVATILLAIGGFKLVTAGQETTDDAQVEADVVPLASRVSGPVVKVSVLDNATVHQGDVLLQIDPRPYEARVKQAEAELESARAQAAAADAQATVAEAGAKGGLSSAKALVSTSTSAVSSAQAQVAAARAAVTRAESQARKATLDLERAQSLRQQNVVAQSALDDARTANETAQAALEGARAQLALAEEGRRTAESKVAEAKGQLDVSAPIDEKIAAAQANASLAHARVKGAEAALDQAKLQLEDTRIVAPADGQVSKLSVHAGQLLSPGQAVAELVPLTTYVVANFKETQVGHMQPGQRVEVELDAFSGEKLEGKVESLSGGTGSRFSLLPPDNASGNFVKVVQRVPVRITWVHPPEGLALRAGLSADVTVHTK
- a CDS encoding DUF3103 domain-containing protein, which encodes MKPAALRERISVSLAADKREVALTLAKQDPVLRKALASRLSGEQLAVDLKQWLSTVPAPASVTGVAERADLSIRRLKGLDRELDSLLQLRLASASMLTALQQGVDPLYAYEPDGDDSQWRFIEAFDGLGRVHRLDVHRMPDQPVLVVDIDARRDLAAGIKLMREQLVTLGQRPLPVLDTAAAVPSTPVTILDRIYLNNDEEPWISGNAEVYAIVNGVDPSRDAPQLDIVDMPYLDTDGRTYFPNQVLIFWERYRWAAANVILMEHDDNTSYQELVSYLFNVASQILTAIGQPEIGALVALGSGLVDRMPGEWFTNDDDYVDSFYTLEKNLTYTNHTGARGNAVVSLRPYALTSQ
- the ada gene encoding bifunctional DNA-binding transcriptional regulator/O6-methylguanine-DNA methyltransferase Ada — encoded protein: MATKTEVLAAATVGDPRWAAVVARDAAADGRFFYSVRTTGVFCRPSCGARTPRPENVGFHASVEAAEQAGFRACRRCKPGEPSLAVKHADRVAELCRFIQASEEMPSLEQLAERAGLSPYHLHRVFKAVTGLTPKGYAAAQRAERIRTGLTKRGSVTEAIYDAGFNSSGRFYETSSQVLGMTPTNFRAGGANTEIRFAIAECSLGPILVATSNRGVCAILMGDDPDALAKDLQDRFPQATLVGGDATFEQLVAKVVGFVEAPGVGLDLPLDVRGTAFQQRVWQALREIPAGKTASYTDIAQRIGAPKSVRAVAQACGANALAVVIPCHRVVRNDGALSGYRWGVERKRTLLEREAESSKHDGLKRGAQG
- a CDS encoding C45 family autoproteolytic acyltransferase/hydolase, translating into MSHLRLMWKRSRLFWPTLAACAAVPAWAAPAPIAVPNAGFETAASTGLPQGWTATGQGKVSARGDAKAEGSRSLVIESPQGGAETTVTSEPVKLQVGRLYRLSAWVRTKGVQADAQARYPTALGACLSMQSFPFTNCSPPQGADQSGRVQVLFFATTSNDRVRAHLGHNGKATGTAWFDDVKLEEVDDVTAYVPMESVRWAGKGFRYDDGGWVYVHIEGEPYERGRQYGELVSQEIVRYIEKLGIQKDKADAAKGWAQVRLLADSLFLRRFDPEYLEEMKGIADGANKGGAKFKGPDGKERDLDVLDVVAINSAVDLGQLEDANRVTASPLSGRTFLKGEDENGRAGEGDHCSSFVATKSATKDGRVVMGQIFMWNGYTGVHWDVVLDVQPTKGHRFVMQTFPGGIHSGSDWMLNDAGIVIGETTVGQTPFNIDGTPQSNRIRKAVQYANSIDDVERILKDRNNGLYTNDWTLADTKTDEGACLLLGTAKTRLWRTGSKGKASDTPGNLKDFIWANNNNRDPEVRKESVPNASNAPVDLAFNTWNRDIAFQEFYAKYGKGGFDVDSATRMMASSPINRPHACDGKITTSEMTEKLMFLAHYGKTTLREKMVGSRWIPDLPGATPHLSLGYTAFSPIYVADQLKAAKAKQKPEPKADTQPKRDFARVKDALRFDEKKLWSNTVFPATDADNWFGSGSAAYWTQLRDLPEGDDLSKAFDTQRDALAELNARYLYITAREGDVVPIAARTDYGRYGQYAVPRIKGTYLLHQLRLTLGNAKFARVMDAVHGKFANKKLTTQDFIRTASEAAGQDVGPWVKQWVERGGLPAPRLTTRAQKAKEGYEVTLKVDQSGTPWRFATLVEVQTEKGSVLERVEVKGASDTFTVKVADRPVRVVFNVGNDIPVARERYQTLANTLDDWEKLLFVYGSAHQVESMRTLATNYREQLADASPERLAPLKPDAEVTDAELADRDLVVFGGLEDNGLLARLAAEKKLPVELGRRYFRWQGKTYGRADDGLAMALPNPWNPKRTLYLFVANSGLELWHMTRSFQRGLQSWALFRAGEVSGKGFHAADGLTQELSVDLPAPKLGMLTP
- a CDS encoding TetR/AcrR family transcriptional regulator, with translation MKEATADAILSAAAGVFARDGLHAAKMESIAELAGVSVGTLYNHFTDRAALLDALRVKRRQVMLDRLDKALAPVTERPAREQLRAFVTAVFAHAAEQDAFVRVLMQLPEDPARKSRMMAELTRRLTVILDRGIQAGDIRAEGRAFYPALLMGMVRGALDRLREADAANPPAAAWAEEILRVFLKGIEVD
- a CDS encoding 2OG-Fe(II) oxygenase, which encodes MSARRGGALAVRPVAGVPARVRAVDWEATGRELDARGCAALEHLLTPEECEALALLYDVEDAFRSRVVMARHGFGRGEYKYFDHPLPEVVTELRTAMYPWLAPIANRWNTAMGIDVRYPDAHADFLARCHEAGQVRPTPLLLRYGVDDYNCLHQDLYGEHVFPLQVAILLSEPGRDFTGGELVLTEQRPRMQSRAEVVSLRQGDAVVFAVHHRPVQGTRGTYRVNLRHGVSRLRSGMRHTLGIIFHDAT